A genomic segment from Sorangium aterium encodes:
- a CDS encoding DUF2169 family type VI secretion system accessory protein: MKIINPTPTTFAAVSWQIRPPQWDLCLIAKGTYRLVPGEPAIPAGAPEPPLGDAHEGDDPRGALLRASDFAPFKPKADLLLLGKAHAPGGRPVSSLPVSFAVGKTSLALQVTGDRYWTDPAAGKRTDPQPFVEMPLGHDRAFGGPGFAANPAGRGVFDPGERDLRRRPLPNIEDPRALVDSPAARPPPAGFGPLAAAWALRASKLGTYDERWLKQRWPFFPDDFDWSHFNAAVPALQAEYSRGDEEIVCHNLHRARRDYRARLPGVRMRCFLDELAGGAERFREVQMHLDTVRVDMEAEALILVWRGHAPVSAEDHPEVRHVLLASEPLGEGRVPAARYREELALALMEARPAVAEAPAAAAPPGNDNDGASPLAGVDDAALLAQIRATLERGGAPAALVASLGASVDGPRPPGAELEAWLGKLGGDPAQLDEIQRESREQMKKALEAGGHDPAQLDALDREDEARDRAATERAAPWTRDRVELCLSIRESMAGADLSGLDLSGLDLSEASLARALLVGADLTGARLAGADLDGATLARARMAGAWLPAARLNDADLSGADLAGADLTGAALGKARLDRAALRGAILTGAAAAGASFLEADLTGARLDGAQLAGARLARAALDRASFAGAALEDASIEGAHGEAVDLRGADLRGLRASEHTRLPRAQARGARADGSRWMHADLTGADLALSSLRRADLGRAELGGADLRGADLAGADLTRARLGGARLERSNLHGARLEGADLRDADLRGAGLYEAALWQARLEGADLTGAQLASTLLTSDRGAT; encoded by the coding sequence ATGAAGATCATCAACCCCACGCCCACCACGTTCGCCGCGGTCTCGTGGCAGATCCGGCCCCCGCAATGGGACCTGTGCCTGATCGCGAAGGGCACCTACCGCCTCGTGCCCGGCGAGCCGGCGATCCCCGCCGGCGCCCCGGAGCCGCCGCTCGGCGACGCGCACGAGGGCGACGATCCGCGCGGGGCGCTCCTCCGCGCGTCCGACTTCGCCCCCTTCAAGCCGAAGGCGGATCTCCTGCTGCTCGGCAAGGCCCACGCGCCCGGCGGCCGGCCCGTCAGCTCCCTGCCGGTGAGCTTCGCCGTCGGCAAGACGTCGCTCGCGCTGCAGGTGACCGGCGACCGGTACTGGACCGATCCGGCCGCCGGCAAGCGCACCGACCCGCAGCCGTTCGTCGAGATGCCGCTCGGCCATGACCGCGCCTTCGGGGGCCCGGGCTTCGCGGCCAACCCGGCGGGGCGCGGCGTGTTCGACCCGGGCGAGCGCGATCTGCGGCGGCGGCCGCTGCCGAACATCGAGGATCCGCGCGCGTTGGTCGACTCGCCCGCGGCGCGGCCGCCGCCCGCGGGCTTCGGGCCGCTCGCCGCCGCCTGGGCGCTGCGCGCGAGCAAGCTCGGCACCTACGACGAGCGCTGGCTGAAGCAGCGCTGGCCGTTCTTCCCCGACGATTTCGACTGGAGCCACTTCAACGCGGCCGTGCCGGCGCTCCAGGCCGAGTACTCGCGCGGCGACGAGGAGATCGTCTGCCACAACCTGCACCGCGCGCGGCGCGACTACCGCGCGCGGCTCCCCGGCGTCCGGATGCGCTGCTTCCTCGACGAGCTCGCGGGCGGCGCGGAGCGCTTCCGCGAGGTGCAGATGCACCTCGACACGGTCCGGGTCGACATGGAGGCCGAGGCGCTCATCCTCGTGTGGCGCGGCCACGCGCCCGTCTCCGCCGAGGACCACCCCGAGGTGCGGCACGTGCTCCTCGCGAGCGAGCCGCTCGGCGAGGGCCGCGTCCCGGCCGCGCGCTACCGCGAGGAGCTCGCGCTCGCGCTGATGGAGGCGCGCCCTGCCGTGGCGGAGGCGCCCGCCGCGGCGGCGCCGCCCGGCAACGACAACGACGGAGCGTCTCCCCTGGCCGGCGTCGACGACGCCGCGCTCCTCGCGCAGATCCGCGCGACGCTCGAGCGGGGCGGCGCCCCCGCGGCGCTCGTGGCCTCGCTCGGCGCGTCGGTCGATGGCCCGCGCCCGCCCGGCGCGGAGCTCGAGGCGTGGCTGGGCAAGCTCGGCGGGGATCCGGCGCAGCTCGACGAGATCCAGCGGGAGAGCCGCGAGCAGATGAAGAAGGCGCTCGAGGCCGGGGGGCACGACCCGGCGCAGCTCGACGCGCTGGACCGCGAGGACGAGGCACGGGACCGGGCAGCCACGGAGCGCGCGGCGCCGTGGACGCGCGACCGCGTGGAGCTCTGCCTGTCGATCCGCGAGAGCATGGCGGGCGCCGATCTCTCGGGGCTCGACCTGTCGGGGCTCGACCTCAGCGAGGCGAGCCTCGCGCGCGCGCTGCTCGTCGGCGCCGACCTGACCGGCGCCCGCCTCGCCGGGGCCGACCTCGACGGCGCGACGCTCGCTCGCGCCAGGATGGCGGGCGCGTGGCTCCCGGCGGCCAGACTGAACGACGCCGACCTCTCCGGCGCCGACCTCGCGGGCGCCGACCTGACCGGCGCGGCGCTCGGCAAGGCGCGCCTCGACCGCGCGGCGCTGCGCGGGGCCATCCTGACCGGCGCGGCCGCGGCCGGCGCCTCGTTCCTCGAGGCCGACCTCACCGGGGCGCGGCTCGACGGCGCGCAGCTCGCCGGCGCCCGCCTCGCGCGCGCGGCGCTCGACCGCGCGTCCTTCGCCGGCGCGGCGCTCGAGGACGCGAGCATCGAGGGGGCGCACGGCGAGGCGGTCGACCTGCGCGGCGCCGACCTGCGCGGGCTGCGCGCCTCGGAGCACACCCGCCTGCCGCGCGCCCAGGCGCGCGGCGCCCGCGCCGACGGCTCGCGCTGGATGCACGCCGATCTCACGGGCGCCGACCTCGCGCTGTCGAGCCTGCGCCGCGCGGATCTCGGCCGGGCCGAGCTCGGCGGCGCCGACCTGCGCGGCGCCGACCTGGCGGGCGCCGACCTGACGCGGGCGCGGCTCGGCGGCGCCCGCCTCGAGCGGTCGAACCTGCACGGGGCTCGCCTCGAGGGCGCCGACCTGCGCGACGCCGACCTGCGCGGCGCAGGGTTGTACGAGGCCGCCCTGTGGCAGGCGCGGCTCGAGGGCGCCGATCTCACGGGCGCGCAGCTCGCGTCCACCCTGCTCACCAGCGATCGAGGCGCGACGTGA
- a CDS encoding type VI secretion system Vgr family protein, whose amino-acid sequence MTKPTTVGMHFRSEAAPAGAFTVLGLRGEEALSRPYRFEIDLASPDPALPLDDLVGAAGELDLAGRTVPGVVAEVEQGGALGGDRYAYRVVLVPRLALLGLARQTRFYQRLSVPDLVEAVIAGSGLGIEVERRLERAYPPREHAVQYQESALDFVSRQLEQAGVSYFIEPRGGAERLVLCDHPDGFRGAVEAAMGEAGGVRALRCRRRMSPRALVLLDYNERTPEVPLEAEAEVDARGFGLLVDEGGSFAAPEEGAALAAVRAEELRCRATVYDGAIGAPLAAGERLGLSGHFRADWNRDYLVTRAVHSAGAVDEPRYACQFEAIPASTRYRPPRVTPRPRLEGAMVAHVDARGPEGVAAVDAEGRYRVVMPFDLSGAAEAQGSVPMRLATPYGGADEGMHFTLRKGAEVLWTGVGGDPERPVITGVVPNAKSRVVTSADEGRGRIRMPNGAMVEMGGGFGRARGGPATRAGAEGALPTEQQLGQDEMTTTASSAEDWIRIAVPHSDGKYSYLRYGERATAAAGTFTESARLDPTAGFGDSGWTWSSLDNGYDTSSDANDKGKAAHFGWAASDGVYDHTDGNRTVVTQGDYQSVTTGNRTDVVLGNYRLVIPNRTLGIFDVDFYSMTFSKDWQGWRKTTRSHVSTVNLTYGDNSNFFTGINFGASLGGNYSIAAGVNGNVFLGLNTGITAGMSCNIAYGPVLEFGSTKKLTTADEQDIKARSKVHLRVRSTDAPTVEAAKPWAAAVAAGALGAVAGPLGASAGKDDLEKGSGLTGATWGIATLGALVGTYLVHKLAHASPLNDAELIIEPTQLLLRCGGLAGAYIKIEPAAIELACGPSSLRIDATSVIAGTGTAKLELSSTAASSVLRFGGHQVQVDAGGAVIQGAQFHML is encoded by the coding sequence ATGACGAAGCCCACGACGGTCGGGATGCACTTCCGCTCCGAGGCCGCCCCGGCCGGAGCGTTCACGGTGCTGGGGCTGCGCGGCGAGGAGGCGCTGTCGCGCCCGTACCGCTTCGAGATCGATCTCGCGTCGCCCGATCCCGCGCTGCCGCTCGACGACCTCGTCGGCGCGGCCGGGGAGCTCGATCTCGCCGGCCGCACGGTCCCGGGGGTCGTGGCCGAGGTGGAGCAGGGCGGCGCGCTCGGCGGCGATCGGTACGCCTACCGGGTCGTGCTCGTGCCGCGCCTCGCCCTGCTCGGCCTCGCGCGGCAGACGCGCTTCTACCAGCGGCTCAGCGTGCCGGACCTGGTGGAGGCGGTGATCGCCGGGAGCGGCCTCGGGATCGAGGTGGAGCGGCGGCTCGAGCGGGCGTATCCGCCGCGCGAGCACGCCGTGCAGTACCAGGAGAGCGCGCTCGACTTCGTGTCACGGCAGCTGGAGCAGGCGGGCGTCAGCTACTTCATCGAGCCACGCGGGGGGGCGGAGCGGCTCGTCCTCTGCGACCACCCTGACGGCTTCCGGGGCGCGGTCGAGGCCGCGATGGGGGAGGCCGGAGGGGTGCGCGCGCTGCGCTGCCGGCGCCGGATGTCGCCGCGCGCGCTCGTGCTGCTCGACTACAACGAGCGCACGCCGGAGGTGCCGCTGGAGGCCGAGGCCGAGGTCGACGCGCGCGGCTTCGGGCTGCTCGTCGACGAGGGCGGCTCGTTCGCGGCGCCCGAGGAGGGCGCCGCGCTCGCCGCCGTGCGCGCCGAGGAGCTGCGCTGCCGCGCGACCGTGTACGACGGCGCGATCGGCGCGCCGCTCGCCGCGGGCGAGCGCCTCGGGCTCTCCGGCCATTTCCGGGCCGACTGGAACCGCGATTACCTGGTGACGCGCGCGGTGCACAGCGCCGGGGCGGTCGACGAGCCGCGCTATGCTTGCCAGTTCGAGGCCATCCCGGCCTCGACGCGCTACCGCCCGCCGCGCGTCACGCCGAGGCCGCGCCTCGAGGGCGCGATGGTCGCCCACGTCGACGCGCGCGGCCCGGAGGGCGTCGCCGCGGTCGACGCCGAGGGGCGCTACCGCGTGGTGATGCCGTTCGATCTGAGCGGCGCGGCCGAGGCGCAGGGCTCGGTGCCGATGCGCCTGGCGACGCCCTACGGCGGGGCCGACGAGGGCATGCACTTCACGTTGCGCAAGGGCGCCGAGGTGCTGTGGACCGGCGTCGGCGGGGATCCCGAGCGGCCGGTGATCACCGGCGTCGTGCCCAACGCGAAGAGCCGCGTGGTCACGAGCGCCGACGAGGGGCGCGGCCGCATCCGGATGCCGAACGGGGCCATGGTCGAGATGGGAGGCGGCTTCGGGCGCGCGCGCGGCGGGCCCGCGACGCGCGCCGGCGCCGAGGGCGCGCTGCCGACGGAGCAGCAGCTCGGCCAGGACGAGATGACGACCACCGCGAGCAGCGCGGAGGACTGGATCCGCATCGCGGTCCCCCACAGCGACGGCAAGTACAGCTACCTGCGCTACGGCGAGCGGGCGACCGCGGCGGCCGGCACGTTCACCGAGTCCGCGCGGCTCGATCCGACCGCGGGGTTCGGCGACAGCGGCTGGACGTGGTCGAGCCTCGACAACGGCTACGACACGAGCTCGGACGCCAATGACAAGGGGAAAGCGGCGCACTTCGGCTGGGCGGCGAGCGACGGGGTCTACGATCACACGGACGGCAACCGCACGGTCGTGACCCAGGGGGACTACCAGTCGGTCACCACGGGCAACCGCACCGACGTCGTCCTCGGGAACTACCGGCTCGTCATCCCGAACCGGACGCTCGGCATCTTCGACGTGGACTTCTACTCGATGACGTTCAGCAAGGACTGGCAGGGCTGGCGGAAGACGACGCGCAGCCACGTCTCGACGGTCAACCTCACGTACGGCGACAACTCGAATTTCTTCACCGGCATCAACTTCGGGGCGAGCCTCGGCGGGAACTACAGCATCGCGGCGGGCGTGAACGGCAACGTCTTCCTCGGGCTCAACACGGGGATCACGGCCGGGATGAGCTGCAACATCGCGTACGGCCCGGTGCTCGAGTTCGGCAGCACGAAGAAGCTCACCACGGCCGACGAGCAGGACATCAAGGCGCGCTCCAAGGTGCACCTGCGCGTGCGGAGCACCGACGCCCCGACGGTCGAAGCCGCGAAGCCGTGGGCAGCCGCCGTGGCCGCGGGCGCCCTGGGCGCGGTGGCGGGCCCGCTCGGCGCCTCCGCGGGCAAGGACGATCTCGAGAAGGGCAGCGGGCTCACGGGCGCGACGTGGGGCATCGCGACGCTCGGGGCGCTCGTCGGCACGTACCTGGTCCACAAGCTCGCCCACGCGAGCCCGCTGAACGACGCCGAGCTGATCATCGAGCCGACCCAGCTCCTGCTGCGCTGCGGCGGGCTGGCCGGCGCGTACATCAAGATCGAGCCCGCCGCGATCGAGCTCGCCTGCGGTCCCAGCAGCCTCAGGATCGACGCGACGAGCGTCATCGCCGGAACAGGGACCGCCAAGCTGGAGCTGAGCAGCACAGCCGCGTCCTCCGTCCTGAGGTTCGGCGGCCACCAGGTCCAGGTTGACGCCGGGGGAGCCGTCATTCAGGGCGCCCAGTTCCACATGCTCTAG
- a CDS encoding type VI secretion system Vgr family protein, producing the protein MKEASGTLDVRIESERGPWDHVKVRELHGREAISQLFSFDLEVVIDEGRELPADAAPGAEISLVFEADGEEIRRVSGMLGPIRDRLEPLAERATCRLRLVPRAFRLTLVETQEIYLDRSVPDILRSKLERHGLGSEDVELRLLETYPEREFVVQYGESDLAFISRLAEHVGISFFFEHEGGRDRLVFTDHPSGFRLAAGAETVPFRARGEAADIFALEVTTDLVPTSYVVQDYNYRAPQLDLTAYASLGSGDGGGVVEYGSHVKTPEEAAKLAQIRADERLSRQRVYEGKASRAALSAGRRVTLIEHPRFPEREELLLVEVEHEARLPAFKDAGEQSPFYRNAFRAIPARVAYRPPRRTPRPRISGVVTGIVQPGPGGKTNGVALLDAEGRYTVQLHFDTAEPGEQKASRPVRMAQPFSGVGHGMHFPLRPGTEVLVAFANGDPDRPVILGAMFNPLAPSPVTARNANQSRITTASGAMLEISEKR; encoded by the coding sequence ATGAAGGAAGCCTCCGGGACGTTGGACGTTCGCATCGAGTCAGAGCGGGGGCCGTGGGACCACGTGAAGGTCCGCGAGCTCCACGGGCGAGAGGCGATCTCGCAGCTCTTCTCGTTCGATCTCGAGGTCGTGATCGACGAGGGCCGCGAGCTCCCGGCCGACGCCGCGCCCGGCGCCGAGATCAGCCTGGTCTTCGAGGCCGACGGCGAGGAGATCCGCCGCGTCTCGGGCATGCTCGGCCCGATCCGGGACCGCCTCGAGCCGCTGGCGGAGCGCGCCACCTGCCGCCTGCGCCTCGTGCCGCGCGCGTTCCGGCTCACCCTTGTCGAGACGCAGGAGATCTACCTGGATCGCAGCGTTCCGGACATCCTCCGGAGCAAGCTCGAGCGGCACGGCCTGGGCTCCGAGGACGTCGAGCTGCGGCTGCTCGAGACCTACCCCGAGCGCGAGTTCGTCGTGCAGTACGGCGAGAGCGATCTCGCGTTCATCAGCCGCCTGGCCGAGCACGTCGGCATCAGCTTCTTCTTCGAGCACGAGGGCGGCCGCGACAGGCTTGTCTTCACCGATCACCCCTCCGGCTTCCGCCTCGCCGCGGGCGCGGAGACGGTGCCCTTCCGCGCCCGCGGCGAGGCCGCGGACATCTTCGCCCTCGAGGTGACGACCGACCTGGTGCCCACCAGCTACGTGGTGCAGGACTACAACTACCGCGCGCCGCAGCTCGACCTGACGGCCTACGCCAGCCTGGGCTCGGGCGACGGCGGCGGCGTCGTCGAGTACGGCAGCCACGTCAAGACGCCCGAGGAGGCCGCGAAGCTGGCGCAGATCCGGGCGGACGAGCGGCTGTCGCGGCAGCGCGTGTACGAGGGCAAGGCCAGCCGCGCGGCGCTGTCCGCCGGGCGGCGCGTGACCCTGATCGAGCACCCGCGCTTCCCGGAGCGCGAGGAGCTGCTGCTCGTCGAGGTGGAGCACGAGGCGAGGCTCCCGGCGTTCAAGGACGCCGGCGAGCAGAGCCCGTTTTACAGGAACGCATTCCGCGCGATCCCGGCGCGCGTCGCCTACCGGCCGCCGCGCCGGACGCCGAGGCCGCGCATCTCCGGCGTGGTCACGGGGATCGTGCAGCCGGGGCCCGGGGGAAAGACGAACGGCGTCGCCCTGCTCGACGCCGAGGGGCGCTACACGGTCCAGCTCCACTTCGACACGGCGGAGCCGGGCGAGCAGAAGGCCTCGCGCCCTGTCCGGATGGCGCAGCCCTTCAGCGGCGTGGGCCACGGGATGCACTTCCCGCTGCGCCCCGGCACCGAGGTCCTCGTGGCGTTCGCCAACGGCGATCCGGATCGCCCGGTGATCCTCGGCGCCATGTTCAACCCGCTCGCGCCGTCCCCCGTGACGGCCCGCAACGCCAACCAGAGCCGCATCACCACGGCGTCCGGCGCCATGCTCGAGATCTCGGAGAAGCGATGA
- a CDS encoding DUF2169 family type VI secretion system accessory protein, with protein sequence MATSSPPHVSAMPVGAATAAAMAWRFKGKLWVTAMVKATFGFASDTMMQRIAPQEIIREEVHHRGLPSRSIRFTTDLVPRLLKADVLFTGHAHAPHGRPVEAAHVRLGLFSSSWTLLDKTLMVRKRGGFVRLPIDYEHAFGGIGFPDNPFGEGHPQGSGEPNILDPVDARRVAGFGPISKASPARRRLLGATPRALLERGIPEIPDDLSWDYFQAAPPDQRTHFLRGDEWIVMDGLHPSAPRMRMRLPGARGVARIHGLAGLGLAEHQELPLSADVLRIDGDEQRCTVTWRSSFPVPSEDALPRMRIFAGVELPGEPIAWPAPGAAVSRAGATAPRAGAAGDEDDASLESTVALSAAPSMSPTGTLDVAPNRALAVPGTLPFRPAPAGASPSPPKRPAPPPPEAPLARSGTMQMPKDVGSQGASPSPPKRPAPSPPEAPLARSGTMQMPKDVDSHAARQPATPFTAEPPRAQPAEPPRAPPAEPSAPAASAAAPAVPTPDPVSPAAAGGAFAWATPPPEPPPPEPPPAGAPKRPAKLDVRALLYGAGKGRG encoded by the coding sequence ATGGCGACGAGCAGCCCTCCGCATGTGAGCGCGATGCCGGTCGGCGCTGCGACCGCCGCCGCCATGGCATGGAGGTTCAAGGGCAAGCTCTGGGTGACCGCGATGGTGAAAGCCACCTTCGGGTTCGCCAGCGACACGATGATGCAGCGCATCGCGCCGCAGGAGATCATCCGGGAGGAGGTCCATCACCGCGGGCTGCCCTCGCGGAGCATCCGGTTCACGACCGATCTGGTTCCTCGCCTGCTCAAGGCCGACGTGCTCTTCACGGGCCATGCGCATGCGCCGCACGGCCGCCCCGTCGAGGCGGCGCATGTCCGGCTGGGGCTCTTCTCGAGCAGCTGGACGCTGCTGGACAAGACGCTGATGGTCCGTAAGCGGGGCGGCTTCGTGCGGCTCCCCATCGATTACGAGCATGCTTTTGGCGGGATCGGCTTCCCGGACAACCCGTTCGGGGAGGGCCATCCGCAGGGCTCGGGCGAGCCGAACATCCTCGATCCGGTCGACGCGAGGCGCGTGGCTGGCTTCGGCCCGATCTCGAAGGCCAGCCCCGCCCGCCGGCGGCTCCTCGGGGCGACCCCGCGCGCCCTGCTGGAGCGCGGCATCCCCGAGATCCCGGACGATCTCAGCTGGGACTACTTCCAGGCGGCGCCGCCGGATCAGCGCACGCACTTCCTGCGCGGCGACGAGTGGATCGTGATGGACGGCCTGCACCCGAGCGCGCCGCGCATGCGCATGCGCCTGCCCGGCGCGCGCGGCGTCGCGCGCATCCACGGCCTCGCGGGCCTCGGCCTCGCCGAGCACCAGGAGCTCCCGCTGAGCGCCGACGTGCTGCGCATCGACGGCGACGAGCAGCGCTGCACGGTGACGTGGCGCAGCAGCTTCCCCGTGCCCTCGGAGGACGCGCTCCCGCGCATGCGCATCTTCGCCGGCGTCGAGCTCCCGGGCGAGCCGATCGCGTGGCCCGCTCCGGGCGCCGCGGTCAGCAGGGCCGGAGCGACGGCGCCCCGCGCGGGCGCGGCGGGCGACGAGGACGACGCTTCCCTCGAGTCGACCGTCGCGCTGTCCGCCGCGCCGAGCATGAGTCCCACAGGGACGCTGGACGTCGCGCCGAACAGGGCGCTCGCGGTCCCGGGGACGCTGCCGTTTCGTCCGGCCCCCGCAGGCGCCTCGCCGTCGCCGCCGAAACGGCCCGCACCACCGCCACCCGAGGCTCCGCTCGCCAGGTCCGGGACGATGCAGATGCCGAAGGACGTCGGCAGCCAAGGCGCTTCGCCGTCGCCGCCGAAACGGCCTGCACCATCGCCGCCCGAGGCTCCGCTCGCCAGGTCGGGGACGATGCAGATGCCGAAGGACGTCGACAGCCATGCGGCGCGCCAGCCGGCGACTCCCTTCACGGCCGAGCCGCCACGCGCGCAGCCGGCCGAGCCGCCACGCGCGCCGCCGGCCGAGCCGAGCGCTCCCGCCGCCAGCGCGGCCGCGCCCGCGGTCCCCACGCCGGACCCGGTGAGCCCCGCGGCCGCGGGGGGCGCCTTCGCCTGGGCGACACCACCCCCCGAACCGCCGCCCCCGGAGCCGCCGCCCGCCGGAGCGCCGAAGCGGCCCGCGAAGCTCGATGTGCGGGCGCTCCTGTACGGCGCCGGCAAGGGGCGAGGCTGA
- a CDS encoding type II toxin-antitoxin system VapC family toxin encodes MIVLETHAWFWLVASPDRLSEQAAVAVDGADRLGVSAMSCWEIAMLAEKGRVELDRPAQRSLEDALARSGAARSSCRLNR; translated from the coding sequence GTGATCGTGCTGGAGACGCACGCTTGGTTCTGGCTCGTCGCGTCCCCAGATCGCCTCTCCGAGCAGGCAGCCGTGGCCGTCGATGGTGCGGATAGGCTTGGCGTCTCGGCCATGAGCTGCTGGGAGATTGCGATGCTCGCCGAAAAAGGGAGGGTCGAGCTCGATCGGCCCGCGCAGAGATCGCTCGAGGACGCGCTCGCCAGAAGCGGAGCGGCGCGATCCTCTTGCCGATTGAACCGGTGA
- a CDS encoding Uma2 family endonuclease, with translation MVAPAHRIHYTYAEYLTLEASSNVKHEYLDGQIYAMAGGTPEHAALAAAVIGLLFPELRRGRCRAYDADLRVRVPSTGLATYPDVTVVCGPIERDAQDEQAVTNPTLIVEVLSRSTEEYDRGDKFEHYKSLASLRQYVLVSHRERSVEVWTRDVDGDFTSAIARDGDVAHLASIGARLDVRELYEAAAEPGA, from the coding sequence ATGGTGGCCCCGGCACATCGCATCCACTACACGTACGCCGAGTACCTGACCCTCGAGGCGTCCAGCAACGTCAAGCACGAGTACCTGGACGGCCAGATATACGCGATGGCGGGAGGTACGCCCGAGCATGCCGCGCTCGCTGCGGCGGTCATCGGCCTCCTCTTCCCCGAGCTTCGCAGAGGTCGATGCCGTGCTTACGACGCCGATCTTCGCGTGCGTGTGCCGTCGACAGGCCTCGCCACCTACCCCGACGTCACGGTCGTGTGTGGGCCGATCGAGCGCGACGCCCAGGACGAGCAAGCCGTGACGAACCCCACGCTCATCGTCGAGGTGCTGAGCCGCAGCACCGAGGAGTACGACCGAGGCGACAAGTTCGAGCATTACAAGAGCCTCGCCTCATTGCGCCAGTACGTCCTGGTGTCGCACCGGGAGCGCAGCGTGGAGGTGTGGACTCGCGACGTCGACGGCGACTTCACGTCTGCCATCGCGCGGGATGGCGACGTCGCGCACCTCGCGTCGATCGGCGCCCGGCTCGACGTCCGCGAGCTGTACGAGGCTGCGGCCGAGCCGGGGGCCTGA
- a CDS encoding metallophosphoesterase family protein gives MCWDRAARGDRTYAQLPAHACWCTMCLDEPGQLSPNAALRVRILHISDLHERGPRGREHWRRQRVLGAAWERNLDEVLRGGAINLVCFTGDVADWGIAKEYEAATAFFERLLSRLGLGAERLFMVPGNHDVARAVEEDAWKALRDALARSAGAVAADVGPRQGPSARRRGQPSRAALETAGRLPSMGTRSAGPAGARSGGITAWAAGLSAHAVPGR, from the coding sequence ATGTGCTGGGATCGTGCAGCGCGCGGTGACCGGACGTACGCGCAGCTTCCAGCCCATGCATGCTGGTGTACAATGTGCCTCGATGAGCCCGGGCAACTCTCGCCCAATGCAGCGCTTCGCGTGCGAATCCTCCATATCTCGGATCTGCACGAACGTGGACCGCGTGGACGGGAGCACTGGCGGCGGCAGCGCGTGCTCGGAGCAGCCTGGGAGCGAAACCTGGATGAGGTTCTGAGAGGCGGGGCCATCAACCTCGTCTGCTTCACGGGCGACGTCGCCGACTGGGGGATCGCCAAGGAGTACGAGGCAGCGACCGCGTTCTTCGAGCGGCTCCTCTCGCGACTAGGGCTCGGCGCCGAGCGGCTCTTCATGGTGCCGGGTAACCATGATGTCGCGCGCGCGGTCGAGGAGGACGCTTGGAAGGCGCTGCGGGACGCGCTCGCTCGATCCGCTGGCGCTGTCGCGGCGGATGTCGGGCCTCGACAAGGCCCCTCCGCTCGGCGTCGAGGCCAGCCTTCGAGAGCGGCTCTTGAAACGGCAGGACGCCTACCGAGCATGGGTACGCGGAGCGCTGGGCCGGCCGGAGCTCGATCCGGCGGGATCACCGCATGGGCGGCTGGGTTATCGGCGCACGCTGTTCCTGGGCGATGA